In Pseudomonadota bacterium, one DNA window encodes the following:
- a CDS encoding sigma-70 family RNA polymerase sigma factor, which produces MPADQAVTRYIERVRGVPVLNRETEHQLAVRARQGDVAAGHRLVEANLRFAVAVAIRFRHYGIPLAELIAEGNLGLAMAVRKFDPTRGTRFVTYAGYWIRALVLDLVVRSTSMVGGGSGVLRSKVFFRLRRERARISNLIGDEEQRNQKLARRFNVKADKMRAMLLQLDARDSSLDVPAYPEGNLTLLDLMADHGAGQEQTYLNSEREHILRRELGAALSTLDKRERFIVERRIMGDEEESLAELGRQLGVSRERARQLEARAKRKLRERLKPEISNAA; this is translated from the coding sequence ATGCCGGCAGATCAAGCGGTGACTCGTTACATCGAACGGGTACGAGGGGTTCCTGTCCTGAATCGCGAGACGGAACACCAGCTGGCCGTGCGTGCACGGCAGGGAGACGTGGCCGCAGGGCACAGGCTCGTCGAGGCCAACCTGCGCTTCGCGGTGGCCGTGGCGATACGCTTCCGCCACTACGGTATTCCCCTGGCTGAGCTTATCGCGGAGGGCAACCTGGGCCTCGCGATGGCTGTTCGAAAGTTCGACCCCACCCGGGGAACCCGCTTCGTCACCTACGCGGGCTACTGGATTCGAGCCCTGGTGCTGGACCTCGTGGTGCGTTCCACGAGCATGGTGGGAGGGGGCTCGGGCGTGCTGCGCTCGAAGGTCTTCTTTAGATTGCGACGCGAGCGAGCCCGAATCTCGAATCTGATCGGCGACGAGGAGCAGCGCAACCAAAAGCTCGCCAGGCGCTTCAACGTGAAGGCCGACAAGATGAGAGCAATGCTCCTGCAGCTGGATGCTCGGGATTCGTCGCTCGATGTACCCGCGTACCCGGAGGGCAACCTAACGCTTCTCGATCTCATGGCCGATCACGGGGCAGGCCAAGAGCAAACGTACCTCAACAGCGAGCGGGAACATATCCTGCGTCGCGAGCTCGGTGCTGCGCTGAGCACGCTCGACAAGCGCGAGCGTTTCATCGTGGAGCGACGGATCATGGGTGACGAAGAGGAGTCGTTGGCGGAGCTGGGCCGCCAGCTTGGAGTATCGCGAGAGCGCGCAAGACAGCTCGAGGCCCGCGCCAAACGCAAGCTGCGCGAGCGACTGAAACCCGAGATCTCCAACGCAGCCTAG
- a CDS encoding MgtC/SapB family protein — MAVVYGGAIGLEREVRGRAAGLRTMILVCLAATVIMIVSAALPGPFEGEASNELVRFDPGRIASGIVTGIGFLGGAVVVKLGDLVRGVTTAASIWFAAGLGIVIGLRHYALATATTLVALAVLWLLNYAGNIIPSRLYRVIVVSVARDKSHETCEAVEQLLSKRSVRLMDMSATEDTQQELTEIAFHVRSKQKFQAHEMVKLLGGLDGVRSVSWHSRPPA; from the coding sequence ATGGCCGTTGTGTACGGTGGCGCGATCGGCCTGGAGCGCGAAGTGCGAGGTCGGGCCGCAGGGCTGCGCACCATGATCCTGGTGTGCCTCGCAGCCACTGTCATCATGATCGTGTCGGCGGCGCTCCCTGGGCCGTTCGAAGGAGAGGCTTCGAACGAGCTCGTACGCTTTGACCCAGGGCGCATCGCGTCTGGCATTGTCACGGGAATCGGCTTCCTCGGCGGAGCCGTCGTAGTGAAGCTCGGCGATCTGGTCCGAGGAGTCACCACGGCGGCCAGCATCTGGTTTGCCGCGGGGCTGGGCATCGTCATCGGCCTGCGCCACTACGCGCTCGCCACGGCAACCACGCTGGTTGCGCTGGCTGTGCTGTGGCTGCTCAACTACGCGGGCAACATCATCCCGTCGCGGCTGTATCGCGTGATCGTGGTCAGCGTGGCGCGGGACAAGTCCCACGAGACGTGCGAGGCGGTCGAGCAGCTGCTGTCGAAGCGCAGTGTGCGCCTGATGGACATGAGCGCGACCGAGGACACCCAGCAAGAGCTCACCGAGATCGCCTTCCATGTCCGCTCGAAGCAGAAGTTCCAGGCGCACGAAATGGTCAAGCTGCTTGGCGGTCTCGACGGCGTGCGCAGCGTCAGCTGGCACTCCCGCCCGCCTGCGTGA